The following coding sequences are from one Triticum dicoccoides isolate Atlit2015 ecotype Zavitan chromosome 4A, WEW_v2.0, whole genome shotgun sequence window:
- the LOC119288800 gene encoding UPF0481 protein At3g47200-like, which translates to MAMEDDENATQKSRFFRDARVEAMQRRVDEVHAEAEDPCTIFRLPAAVRERHPDLYEPKVVSVGPYYHGRAGLAAAQQHKWRLLRDFLSRANGKGLGAYLRCASALEADARRCYAEGFDAVGADDFAEMLVLDGCFLLEFFLRKGEGQLAAPGGAKWAWQHMYHDVLLLENQIPFFVVEKLHAIAFPGEDGRPDSEGLLDIFCKALAGDLPSSRAIRPRSGKTIHHLLHLHYECNVRSASADASDAKGRSNGKADANGASSLAVWKQSPVPSPRSSDGAVMGRLTSMVPQAAKMEEAGVTFKRKATPRDMFDVSFRYGVLHMPAFVVDEAAKVLLANLVAFEQGGGRAARQLDGGNLVTGFVALVGSLVNTTRDVEVLRRCGVMHCMLTHDEAVRYFSHVVQYTTMDYDRHLLACLFRDIREHCQWSR; encoded by the coding sequence ATGGCCATGGAGGACGACGAGAACGCGACCCAGAAGAGCCGCTTCTTCCGCGACGCGCGCGTGGAGGCCATGCAGCGGCGCGTGGACGAGGTGCACGCGGAGGCCGAGGACCCCTGCACCATCTTCCGCCTCCCCGCGGCCGTGCGCGAGCGCCACCCCGACCTGTACGAGCCCAAGGTCGTGTCCGTGGGGCCCTACTACCACGGCCGCGCCGGGCTCGCCGCCGCGCAGCAGCACAAGTGGCGCCTCCTGCGCGACTTCCTGTCGCGGGCAAACGGGAAGGGGCTGGGCGCCTACTTGCGCTGCGCGAGCGCGCTCGAGGCCGACGCGCGGCGGTGCTACGCGGAGGGGTTCGACGCCGTGGGAGCCGACGACTTCGCGGAGATGCTGGTGCTCGACGGCTGCTTCCTGCTCGAGTTCTTCCTGCGGAAGGGCGAGGGCCAGCTCGCCGCGCCCGGGGGCGCCAAGTGGGCGTGGCAGCACATGTACCACGACGTCCTCCTGCTCGAGAACCAGATCCCCTTCTTCGTCGTCGAGAAGCTGCACGCCATCGCCTTCCCCGGCGAGGACGGCAGGCCCGACAGCGAGGGGCTCCTCGACATCTTCTGCAAGGCCCTGGCCGGCGACCTGCCGTCGAGCCGCGCCATCCGGCCGCGGAGCGGCAAGACGATACACCACCTCCTGCACCTGCACTACGAGTGCAACGTCCGCAGCGCGTCCGCGGACGCCAGCGACGCCAAGGGGCGCAGCAACGGCAAGGCCGACGCCAACGGCGCCTCGTCGCTGGCCGTGTGGAAGCAGTCGCCGGTCCCGTCCCCGCGCTCCAGCGACGGCGCCGTGATGGGCCGGCTGACGTCGATGGTCCCGCAGGCGGCCAAGATGGAGGAGGCCGGCGTGACGTTCAAGAGGAAGGCGACCCCGCGCGACATGTTCGACGTGAGCTTCCGGTACGGCGTGCTGCACATGCCGGCGTTCGTGGTGGACGAGGCCGCCAAGGTGCTGCTGGCCAACCTGGTGGCGTTCGAGCAGGGCGGCGGCCGCGCCGCCAGGCAGCTGGACGGGGGCAACCTGGTGACGGGGTTCGTGGCGCTGGTGGGGTCCCTGGTGAACACGACGAGGGACGTGGAGGTGCTCCGGCGGTGTGGCGTCATGCACTGCATGCTCACCCACGACGAGGCCGTCAGGTACTTCAGCCACGTGGTGCAATACACGACCATGGACTACgaccgccacctgctcgcctgcttgttcCGAGACATCCGAGAGCACTGCCAGTGGAGCCGATGA